One window from the genome of Serinibacter salmoneus encodes:
- a CDS encoding NAD(P)-binding domain-containing protein encodes MVRRDELPVVVIGAGPVGLAAGAHLRERGLEVVILEAGQAAGAAVTDWGHVRLFSPWRYNIDAAARRLLDGTGWVEPDLEENPTGAELVRDYVAPLAATAELAPRIRYGHRVIAVTREGADRTRSLGRERRPYLVRAVTAAGETVDVRARHVLDASGTYGQRNPVGDGGILAPGEADARARGAVVGPLPDVLAADRERFAGRTTLVVGMGHSAANTLLSLVELAEQAEGTRILWAIRGGSARRLFGGGADDELPARGLLGTKLKEATESGRLTLMKWVTITQMAPEGEGTRVRGLAREEAFEVTVHSIVDATGFRPDLDMLREVRLDLDAVVESPSGLAELIDPNQHSCGTVPPHGEPLLRHPDDGFYLVGMKSYGRAPTFLLATGYEQVRSVAAALAGDSEAAGRVSLSLPATGVCSTDLAEEAGQAEADAAGSGGCCGGTPEAPRSEPQPVGFASGVPHGRSLDLLT; translated from the coding sequence ATGGTCCGTCGGGACGAACTGCCCGTGGTCGTGATCGGAGCGGGACCCGTGGGTCTGGCCGCCGGGGCACACCTGCGTGAGCGCGGCCTGGAGGTCGTGATCCTCGAAGCGGGCCAGGCGGCGGGCGCCGCCGTGACCGACTGGGGCCACGTGCGCCTCTTCTCCCCGTGGCGGTACAACATCGACGCCGCGGCGCGCCGCCTGCTCGACGGTACCGGTTGGGTCGAGCCCGACCTGGAGGAGAACCCCACCGGCGCCGAGTTGGTCCGCGACTACGTGGCGCCGCTGGCTGCGACCGCCGAGCTCGCGCCCCGGATCCGGTACGGCCACCGCGTGATCGCGGTGACCCGGGAGGGCGCCGACCGCACCCGCTCCCTCGGCCGCGAGCGCCGTCCCTACCTGGTGCGTGCCGTGACCGCGGCGGGTGAGACGGTCGACGTGCGTGCCCGCCACGTGCTGGACGCCTCCGGTACCTACGGTCAGCGCAACCCCGTCGGCGACGGCGGAATCCTCGCCCCGGGCGAGGCCGACGCCCGGGCGCGCGGCGCCGTCGTGGGTCCGCTGCCCGACGTGCTCGCCGCCGACCGGGAACGGTTCGCAGGTCGCACCACCCTCGTGGTCGGCATGGGTCACTCGGCCGCCAACACGCTGCTGTCCCTCGTGGAACTCGCCGAGCAGGCCGAGGGCACCCGGATCCTGTGGGCCATCCGCGGCGGATCCGCCCGCCGGCTCTTCGGCGGCGGCGCGGACGACGAACTGCCCGCCCGCGGACTTCTGGGCACCAAGCTCAAGGAGGCCACCGAGTCCGGTCGCCTCACCCTGATGAAGTGGGTCACCATCACGCAGATGGCGCCCGAGGGGGAGGGCACCCGGGTGCGTGGCCTCGCCCGTGAGGAGGCCTTCGAGGTCACGGTCCACTCGATCGTGGACGCTACCGGCTTCCGGCCCGACCTGGACATGCTGCGTGAGGTCCGGCTCGACCTGGACGCGGTCGTGGAGTCCCCGTCCGGCCTGGCCGAGCTCATCGACCCGAACCAGCACTCCTGCGGCACCGTGCCGCCGCACGGTGAGCCGCTGCTGCGTCACCCGGACGACGGCTTCTATCTCGTCGGGATGAAGTCCTACGGGCGTGCGCCCACCTTCCTGCTCGCGACGGGGTACGAGCAGGTGCGTTCCGTGGCCGCGGCGCTCGCCGGTGACAGCGAGGCGGCGGGCCGGGTCTCCCTGAGTCTTCCGGCGACCGGGGTGTGCTCCACGGACCTCGCCGAGGAGGCGGGGCAGGCCGAGGCGGACGCCGCGGGCTCGGGTGGCTGCTGCGGCGGCACCCCGGAGGCGCCCCGATCCGAACCGCAGCCGGTGGGCTTCGCCAGCGGCGTCCCCCACGGCCGTTCACTGGACCTGCTGACCTGA
- a CDS encoding alpha-hydroxy-acid oxidizing protein yields MSENEAQAESPTSQRKDDHIRLALAQHAPERPRDYDHVRFVHHALAGGSSAAVSLASPAFSWSAPLYVTGMTGGTARAHEINRGIGILGRETGIAVACGSMGIVLREPETAASFTVLREENPDGFVMANTNANVTGAQAARIVGIMGADALQVHINAPQEIAMPEGDRDFTAWRDNIAEIVDAVEVPVIVKEVGAGLSRGSIAVLRDLGVGGVDVAGRGGTDFGAIESARRAGGARSYLASWGQSAVSALVDAAGLEGVGPWGRDAAGIGTRGAGAAGVLGSSAPAPVDERVALLASGGVRHPLDVVRALALGADAVGVAGQFLQVLVTEGPSALVDTVQEWLEEIRDLMALLGAPDIRALRRTDVLLSGPVREFAELRGIDAAAYARRSAWSQV; encoded by the coding sequence ATGAGCGAGAACGAGGCCCAGGCCGAGAGCCCCACCTCGCAGCGCAAGGACGACCACATCCGACTGGCGCTCGCCCAGCACGCACCCGAGCGGCCCCGCGACTACGACCACGTGCGGTTCGTTCACCACGCCCTCGCCGGCGGCAGCAGCGCCGCCGTCTCCCTGGCCTCACCGGCCTTCTCCTGGAGCGCACCGCTGTACGTGACGGGCATGACCGGCGGCACGGCCCGCGCGCACGAGATCAACCGCGGCATCGGGATCCTGGGTCGGGAGACCGGAATCGCGGTGGCGTGCGGCTCGATGGGGATCGTGCTGCGCGAGCCGGAGACCGCGGCCTCCTTCACGGTGCTGCGGGAGGAGAACCCGGACGGGTTCGTGATGGCGAACACGAACGCCAACGTGACCGGGGCGCAGGCGGCGCGGATCGTGGGGATCATGGGCGCCGATGCGCTCCAGGTCCACATCAACGCCCCGCAGGAGATCGCGATGCCCGAGGGCGACCGCGACTTCACCGCGTGGCGGGACAACATCGCCGAGATCGTCGACGCCGTGGAGGTGCCGGTGATCGTCAAGGAGGTCGGTGCCGGGCTCTCCCGCGGGAGCATCGCCGTGCTGCGGGACCTCGGGGTCGGCGGCGTGGACGTTGCCGGGCGCGGGGGCACGGACTTCGGCGCCATCGAATCGGCACGCCGGGCGGGTGGGGCGCGGTCCTACCTCGCCTCGTGGGGGCAGTCGGCCGTCAGCGCGCTGGTGGACGCCGCCGGCCTGGAGGGCGTGGGTCCGTGGGGTCGGGACGCCGCCGGGATCGGGACCCGCGGCGCGGGTGCGGCCGGCGTGCTCGGCTCCTCGGCGCCTGCCCCGGTGGACGAGCGGGTGGCCCTGCTGGCCTCCGGCGGCGTGCGGCACCCGCTCGACGTGGTGCGGGCGCTGGCACTCGGGGCCGATGCGGTGGGCGTGGCCGGGCAGTTCCTGCAGGTCCTCGTGACCGAGGGCCCCAGCGCCCTCGTGGACACGGTGCAGGAGTGGCTGGAGGAGATCCGCGACCTCATGGCCCTGCTCGGGGCTCCCGACATCCGCGCGCTGCGCCGCACCGACGTGCTGCTCAGCGGCCCGGTGCGGGAGTTCGCCGAGCTGCGCGGCATCGACGCGGCGGCCTACGCCCGCCGCAGCGCCTGGTCGCAGGTGTAG
- a CDS encoding asparaginase, which translates to MSHSPAPSATASATQTIAPADAVELAVVERSGFVESRHLGAAILLDPDGAVARSLGDVAAPIFPRSTIKPVQGAVAQSLGADARDEAAGLAIASHGGTPRHEAMVERMLTEVGLEVDDLQCPPAWPGDGRSRSAYAAAGGVPARVLMNCSGKHAAMLRACVAQGWPIGTYLDPQHPLQVAIVQALQAAAQEHVAASGVDGCGAPVHAISLHGLARATRWAATASLTSDDPLLAGAARGMDAVRRFPWTIDGSGRENTIVIESLGTVAKKGAEGVTVMAAPSGHVVAVKVLDGSMRPASLVALELLVQAGALERAAVDEVEAHLGLDLAGGDAVVGRVRAVV; encoded by the coding sequence GTGAGCCACTCCCCCGCGCCCTCCGCCACCGCCAGCGCCACGCAGACCATTGCGCCCGCCGACGCCGTCGAACTCGCCGTGGTGGAACGCTCCGGATTCGTGGAGTCCCGGCACCTGGGCGCCGCGATCCTGCTCGACCCCGACGGCGCCGTCGCGCGCTCGCTCGGGGACGTGGCGGCACCGATCTTCCCCCGCTCCACCATCAAGCCGGTGCAGGGCGCCGTGGCCCAGTCCCTCGGCGCCGATGCCCGCGACGAGGCGGCCGGTCTGGCCATCGCCTCCCACGGCGGCACACCGCGGCACGAGGCGATGGTGGAGCGGATGCTCACCGAGGTGGGCCTGGAGGTGGACGACCTGCAGTGCCCGCCCGCATGGCCCGGCGACGGCCGGTCCCGCTCGGCCTACGCCGCCGCCGGTGGCGTCCCGGCCCGGGTGCTCATGAACTGCTCGGGCAAGCACGCCGCGATGCTGCGCGCCTGCGTGGCGCAGGGCTGGCCGATCGGCACCTACCTCGATCCGCAGCACCCGCTGCAGGTCGCGATCGTCCAGGCCCTGCAGGCCGCTGCCCAGGAGCACGTGGCGGCCTCGGGTGTGGACGGCTGCGGCGCCCCCGTGCACGCGATCTCACTGCACGGCCTCGCGCGGGCCACGCGGTGGGCGGCGACGGCGTCGCTCACCTCCGACGACCCGCTGCTGGCGGGCGCGGCGCGCGGCATGGACGCGGTGCGCCGCTTCCCGTGGACCATCGACGGCTCCGGCCGGGAGAACACGATCGTGATCGAGTCGCTCGGCACCGTGGCCAAGAAGGGTGCCGAGGGAGTCACCGTGATGGCAGCCCCGAGCGGGCACGTGGTGGCCGTGAAGGTGCTGGACGGCTCGATGCGGCCGGCCTCCCTGGTGGCGCTGGAGCTGCTGGTGCAGGCCGGTGCCCTGGAGCGCGCCGCCGTGGACGAGGTGGAGGCCCACCTCGGGCTCGACCTCGCGGGCGGGGACGCCGTGGTGGGACGGGTCCGCGCCGTCGTCTAG
- a CDS encoding LysE family translocator, whose amino-acid sequence MVPVDTLLTFVLASVVLILIPGPSVLFIVGRSIAYGRRAGVLSVLGNALGALPAILAVAFGVGAVVAASVTALTAVKLVGAAYLIWLGIQAIRHRDAHLPGATRTPATSAALLRQAFVVGVTNPKTIAFFVAVLPQFVDPAAGPVWAQLLVLGLIFQAIGVVCDGAWALAAGTARTWFARSPRRVSAMGATGGTMMIGLGGALALSGSKT is encoded by the coding sequence ATGGTCCCCGTGGACACCCTGCTGACCTTCGTGCTCGCCTCCGTGGTGCTCATCCTGATCCCCGGGCCGAGCGTGCTGTTCATCGTCGGTCGCTCGATCGCCTACGGTCGGCGCGCGGGGGTGCTGAGCGTGCTCGGGAACGCCCTCGGGGCACTGCCCGCGATCCTCGCGGTGGCCTTCGGCGTGGGGGCGGTCGTCGCCGCATCCGTCACGGCGCTGACGGCGGTGAAACTCGTCGGTGCCGCATACCTGATCTGGCTGGGCATCCAGGCGATCCGGCACCGCGACGCTCACTTGCCAGGAGCCACCCGCACCCCCGCGACCTCCGCAGCGCTGCTGCGCCAGGCGTTCGTGGTCGGGGTGACCAACCCGAAGACGATCGCATTCTTCGTGGCCGTCCTGCCGCAGTTCGTGGACCCCGCCGCCGGGCCGGTCTGGGCCCAGTTGCTGGTGCTGGGGCTGATCTTCCAGGCGATCGGCGTCGTGTGCGACGGCGCGTGGGCGCTGGCGGCCGGGACGGCGCGCACCTGGTTCGCTCGGTCCCCGCGCCGGGTCTCGGCGATGGGCGCGACGGGCGGCACCATGATGATCGGCCTGGGCGGGGCGCTCGCGCTCAGCGGATCCAAGACGTAG
- a CDS encoding copper chaperone PCu(A)C: MTLLRTRHVTATAGAALLALTLAACSSGESSADGAEATETTESAQPTESTDDAGEATDATLTFQDAWTKAAETGMTAAFGTLVNPTDADLQVIGVSSPAATTMELHETVMSEDSMMMQQVEGFTIPAGGELLLEPGGNHLMFMGLTEPILPGDEVEVTLELQDGSTVTFVTSAREFTGADEEYAGEDMDMDHDHEDGDDHSDHDH, from the coding sequence ATGACCCTCCTTCGCACCCGCCACGTGACCGCCACAGCCGGCGCCGCCCTGCTGGCACTGACCCTCGCCGCCTGCTCCTCCGGCGAGTCCAGTGCCGACGGCGCCGAGGCGACCGAGACCACCGAGTCCGCGCAGCCCACCGAGTCCACCGATGACGCCGGTGAGGCGACGGACGCCACCCTGACCTTCCAGGACGCCTGGACCAAGGCGGCCGAGACGGGCATGACGGCGGCGTTCGGCACCCTGGTGAACCCCACGGACGCCGACCTCCAGGTGATCGGGGTCTCCTCCCCGGCCGCCACCACCATGGAGCTGCACGAGACCGTCATGAGCGAGGACAGCATGATGATGCAGCAGGTCGAGGGGTTCACCATCCCGGCCGGTGGGGAGCTCCTCCTCGAGCCGGGCGGCAACCACCTGATGTTCATGGGCCTGACGGAGCCGATCCTTCCCGGTGACGAGGTCGAGGTGACCCTGGAGCTGCAGGACGGCTCCACCGTCACCTTCGTGACCTCTGCCCGGGAGTTCACCGGCGCCGATGAGGAGTACGCCGGTGAGGACATGGACATGGACCATGACCACGAGGACGGCGACGACCACAGCGACCACGACCACTGA
- a CDS encoding copper resistance CopC family protein, translating into MPARLWRAVRTTLGLGVLAAASLVLAPAGLAHDQLIASTPAAGEALPTPPAEVVLTMSGDALDIGTTVMVTDLDGADHAGAITIAGPDVRVEVADLEDGFYDVRWRIVSSDGHPVSGVVPFSVGDVGDRPTAQPDTGPAEASGQATANPPPSGDHDDDQSDDRSDAAATQAATGTIGPLPPLARTLVVGGGGALAGLGALALILAVRRIRHRTTRIETT; encoded by the coding sequence ATGCCCGCACGCCTGTGGCGGGCGGTGCGCACGACCCTCGGCCTCGGCGTCCTCGCCGCGGCCTCGCTCGTGCTCGCCCCCGCCGGCCTTGCCCACGACCAGCTCATCGCCTCCACTCCGGCCGCCGGGGAAGCACTCCCGACGCCGCCGGCCGAGGTGGTCCTCACGATGTCCGGGGACGCCCTGGACATCGGGACCACGGTCATGGTCACCGACCTCGACGGCGCCGATCACGCCGGTGCGATCACGATCGCCGGCCCCGATGTCAGGGTCGAGGTCGCAGACCTGGAGGACGGCTTCTACGACGTGCGCTGGCGCATCGTCTCCTCCGACGGACACCCGGTCTCGGGCGTCGTCCCCTTCTCCGTGGGTGACGTCGGCGATCGGCCGACGGCGCAGCCCGACACGGGCCCGGCGGAGGCCTCTGGTCAGGCAACAGCAAACCCCCCACCCTCCGGCGACCACGACGACGACCAGTCCGACGACCGTTCCGACGCGGCTGCCACCCAGGCGGCCACGGGCACCATCGGCCCGCTCCCGCCCCTCGCACGCACCCTCGTGGTCGGCGGCGGCGGTGCACTCGCGGGCCTCGGTGCCCTTGCCCTCATCCTCGCGGTCCGGCGCATCCGCCACCGCACAACCCGAATCGAGACGACATGA
- a CDS encoding class I SAM-dependent methyltransferase: protein MSSTNPSRWEQIVQANPDHSTWYIERFRQMAQQGKDLDGEARMIDAMLPRGSRILDAGCGPGRVGGSLARRGHTVVGVDVDPTLIAAAEADHPEVTWLVGDISELDLPDRGISEPFDAIVMAGNVMTFLAEGSEAQTLARLREHLAASGRLVVGFGAGRGYALDDYAAHVREAGLREDLRLGTWDLRPFGPESDFLVSILTR, encoded by the coding sequence GTGAGCAGCACGAACCCCAGCAGGTGGGAGCAGATCGTCCAGGCGAACCCCGACCACTCCACCTGGTACATCGAGCGGTTCCGGCAGATGGCCCAGCAGGGCAAGGACCTGGACGGCGAGGCCCGGATGATCGATGCGATGCTGCCGCGCGGCTCGCGCATCCTGGACGCCGGGTGCGGACCCGGCCGCGTGGGCGGCTCCCTCGCCCGCCGCGGTCACACGGTGGTGGGCGTGGACGTGGATCCCACCCTCATCGCGGCGGCCGAGGCCGACCACCCCGAGGTGACCTGGCTCGTGGGCGACATCAGCGAACTGGACCTGCCGGACCGCGGCATCTCCGAACCGTTCGATGCGATCGTCATGGCCGGGAATGTCATGACCTTCCTCGCCGAGGGCAGCGAGGCGCAGACCCTCGCCCGGTTGCGTGAGCACCTTGCCGCGAGCGGCCGCCTCGTGGTCGGCTTCGGCGCCGGTCGCGGCTACGCCCTGGATGACTACGCAGCGCACGTGCGCGAGGCAGGGCTGCGCGAGGACCTGCGCCTGGGGACCTGGGACCTGCGGCCGTTCGGGCCCGAGTCGGACTTCCTGGTCTCGATCCTCACCCGGTAG
- a CDS encoding Dyp-type peroxidase codes for MSYPADHDARRGPSRRRFLLGGAAAGWGAAIALGADAIASPAKPADTTGSGPAEPTQDTAGLRGSAVVPFYGAHQAGVSVSPQAHSTYLALDLHEGVDAEALGRLMRLLTSDAERLTQGRGALADMEPELAQNPSRLTITFGFGPGLLERAGAASPAWLAPLPAFGIDALRAEWSDGDLLIEVASDDPVTIAHATRSLLKSARSFATQRWQQHGFRHAYGSRPQGSTMRNLFGQVDGTVNLVPGTEDFADLVWIADGPLAGGTSLVIRRIAMDMETWDDLAREGREESVGRTLETGAPLTGVAEHDEPDFEAVGPLGFPVIAAEAHIRRARSADTSQRFYRRGYNYDETPGPGETSRSGLIFTTYQADPVAQFVPVQQRLDELDLLNQWTTPIGSAVFAIPPGCREGGYIGETLF; via the coding sequence ATGTCCTACCCCGCTGACCACGATGCACGGCGGGGTCCCAGCCGTCGGCGGTTCCTCCTCGGGGGAGCCGCCGCCGGCTGGGGCGCAGCCATCGCCCTCGGCGCCGACGCCATTGCCAGTCCTGCCAAGCCCGCCGACACCACCGGCTCCGGCCCGGCCGAGCCCACGCAGGACACGGCGGGACTGCGAGGTTCCGCCGTCGTCCCCTTCTACGGTGCGCACCAGGCCGGGGTGAGCGTCAGCCCACAGGCCCACTCCACCTACCTCGCCCTGGACCTGCACGAGGGCGTGGATGCCGAGGCACTGGGCCGTCTCATGCGCCTGCTGACCTCGGACGCCGAGCGGCTCACCCAGGGGCGGGGCGCGCTGGCGGACATGGAGCCCGAACTCGCGCAGAACCCCTCGCGGCTCACGATCACCTTCGGGTTCGGGCCCGGCCTGCTCGAACGTGCCGGGGCGGCATCGCCCGCCTGGCTGGCGCCGCTGCCCGCGTTCGGGATCGACGCGCTGCGGGCGGAGTGGAGCGACGGCGACCTGCTCATCGAGGTCGCCTCGGACGACCCCGTCACGATCGCGCACGCCACCCGCTCGCTGCTCAAGAGCGCCCGCTCCTTCGCCACCCAGCGGTGGCAGCAGCACGGTTTCCGGCACGCCTACGGCAGCCGGCCGCAGGGCAGCACCATGCGCAATCTGTTCGGCCAGGTGGACGGCACCGTGAATCTGGTCCCCGGCACGGAGGACTTCGCCGACCTGGTGTGGATCGCCGACGGGCCGCTCGCGGGCGGGACGTCACTGGTGATCCGGCGGATCGCGATGGACATGGAGACCTGGGATGACCTCGCCCGCGAGGGCCGGGAGGAATCGGTGGGCCGCACCCTGGAGACCGGGGCGCCGCTGACCGGAGTCGCCGAGCACGACGAGCCGGACTTCGAGGCGGTCGGCCCGCTCGGGTTCCCGGTGATCGCCGCGGAGGCGCACATCCGGCGGGCACGATCGGCTGACACCTCCCAGCGCTTCTACCGGCGCGGGTACAACTACGACGAGACCCCGGGCCCGGGTGAGACCTCGCGCTCCGGGTTGATCTTCACCACGTACCAGGCCGACCCGGTGGCGCAGTTCGTGCCCGTGCAGCAGCGCCTCGACGAGCTGGACCTGCTGAACCAGTGGACGACGCCGATCGGTTCCGCCGTGTTCGCGATCCCGCCCGGGTGCCGCGAGGGCGGCTACATCGGCGAGACCCTCTTCTGA
- a CDS encoding ArsR/SmtB family transcription factor, whose product MTAAPSREAGTTVAAATSGSAPSCCGTTTAMPAAHAAELATVFKALADPTRLRLVSLVASASAGEACVCDLTEPIGLAQPTVSHHLKVLVDAGILTREQRGRWAYYGLAAQAHTALSAHVDTLLAP is encoded by the coding sequence ATGACCGCCGCACCGAGCCGCGAGGCAGGCACCACCGTCGCAGCCGCCACATCGGGGAGCGCCCCCTCCTGCTGCGGCACCACGACTGCGATGCCCGCGGCTCACGCTGCCGAACTCGCCACCGTCTTCAAGGCCCTCGCCGATCCCACGCGCCTTCGGCTGGTCTCCCTGGTGGCGAGCGCGAGCGCCGGCGAGGCCTGTGTCTGCGATCTCACCGAGCCGATCGGCCTCGCGCAACCCACCGTCTCCCACCACCTCAAGGTGCTGGTGGACGCCGGGATCCTCACCCGGGAGCAACGCGGCCGATGGGCCTACTACGGACTCGCCGCGCAGGCGCACACCGCTCTGTCCGCCCACGTGGACACCCTCCTGGCTCCCTGA